Sequence from the Candidatus Nezhaarchaeota archaeon genome:
AGTACGGGTAAACTTCTCCGCCATGATGAATGATCCCCACTTTAGCATCAAGGCCATGTTCAGCAATAGATGTTTGAAGCGCCTCTAAAACACCGTCAGCATGTTTAAACCCCAATATCCTCTTCTCCTCAATGCTCAATCTCTTAGATACGCATATACACTTACTTCTAGCTAAACACCTTTTATGCATGAAGAGTCCACTCAAGCCAACAAGATCCTCTTCACGACCCTCTCTTAATACCCTCTCAACCTCCTCAATACCCCTCTCGCTGTACTTCTCAAAGACCTTGTGGTGGGTGGGTGATATTCCATCAGGACAATCAGTGTAGAGGATCACAATACCGCCATGCCTAACCCCAAATTGAGCATGAACTAAGCCCTTCATGGCCTGCCAGTAGTCTATCAACGCTGGGTAGGAGTTGACTATAACTATGTCCGCCAACTCGGGAATACCTCTCCTATAAATGCCCTCAGCGACCTTTACACCCTCTCTAAATGCTGCCCTCATATCGCCTGCAACGACCTTAACCACTTCACCTCCACGATTAAGAACAACGTTTACTATAAAGTCCAGCCCAACAACCTCAGCTACATCCTCCATCTCTCGCCTAACCACATTATCAGGGTCCCCCAGGAGCCTTTCAGGTCCAATTAATGCTGCAAGGACATGAGTACGAGCTGTAGTCACCTCACCACACACTCCAGGCTGAATTATCTTAGCCCCCCCACCATAGCCAGAGCATAGATGTGGAACTATACAGCCAACGCCTATAACTAAGTCAGCCTCATACACCAACTTATTGACGTAGACAGGTATACCGCTAGCTGTATCACCAACGTAAACAAGCTTCCCTGAATCCATCCACTCATGATTAAAAACCTCAACCCTCCTAACAACATCCAAGCCAACGCACTTGACAATCTCCTCCTTAGTTAAGTACCTGTGAGTTCCTAGAGCTATTACAACCTTAATGCGAGAATCTGGAATTCCAGCATAATTAAGCTCATTAAGTAGCACCGGAACTATCCTATCCCTTGGAGTAGCTCTCGTGATATCATCAACCACTACAACCACATTCATACCTGGCTTAGCAATCTCTCTAAGAGGTCTAGAACCTATTGGATCCCTCACAGCCTCCACAACAGCCCTAACCACATCATCTACACCTGGGACATCTCTAGGCGCAACCTCATACACTACATTACCACCATACCTCCGCTTAACCGCCTCAATCTCTGAAAGCCACTCCTCAAGAAATCTAGACGGCTCAAGTAAGCCCATAACTAAAATCACATCCTCTAACTCTAGTGCAACATACCTCATTAATGTTCCCAGAGAAGAACGATTTAAAGCCCCCAACCCCAATAGTAGCGAGGCCCATCAGTCTAGAATCTTAAGTTAAGTAGTTAACAGACTTAGTTGAGAGCTCGATTATATTGAAAACCTTAAGCTGAAATTTAAACGTTAACTCCTCTACTAAGGATGGGAAGCAATGCAAGCTACAAAATCGTAGAGTCACTAGAACGTTGACTTAGCATGTAGATAGATCTATTTAAGCCCACAGCCCTCACCCTTACACATGAAGAACTTATAGATTTAAAGCGAAGACTACGATAACTAAACTTATAAATGGTTATTGTCTGCTTCTGTGTGTAGCACGGGTGGCTTTTTAATTGTCTGACTCGATAAATTTATTGAAGACTGAGAGTATTCAAAAAGTAGTTAATACATTAAAGAGCATTGGAGTGGATAGGATAGAGCCAACAATCGAATTTAATGAAGGTGTTAGATATCCAATCCTCGATAAAATAGTTGGTTCCCCTAAAGATGTTATGGAAGCTCTCCTCATACTACATGAATCCAACATATTAAGCTCTGAACTTGTGGATAACATTATTGTATGCCCATTTTGTCAATCTCATAAGCTCATGATTAGGGGGCGCTGCCCTTCATGCAATTCATCAAAACTTATTAGGAATAGAATGCTGGAGCACTTAGCATGCGGGCACGTAGACTTCGAGGAGGAGTTTCGAGTTGACGGGAAGCTCATATGCCCAAAGTGTAGAAAGCCACTTGAAGGACTCGATGTGGATTACAGGATATTTAGCTTCGTTTACAAGTGCTTAAAGTGCGAAATGATCTTCTCAAAACCAAAAATGGAGTACTTATGTAGCAATGAACACCTATTCGACGACAACAACCTCTCACTATACAAAGTAATCGCCTTCAAGGTCAGCCCCGAAAAGATAAGCCTAATCGAGAAGCTCGCATTAGATCTCAAGGCAATACTCAAGCCACTAATAGACGAAGGCTTCACAGTAAAGATCCCCGCAATCATTCAAGGTAGATCCGGAGTCAAACACGACTTCTCCTTCGCCGTCTGGCACAACAATAATAGCTCACCAATCGCTGTAGGATTTCTTCAAACACCTCCAAGAGCCACCTCATCAATAGACGTCCTAGCATTCTGGGCCAAGACAAGCGATGTGGGGGTTGAACACAAAGTTATGATAACGTTTAGTGGTATTGACGAAGAGGCTAAAAACCTAGCGAGAGTGTACAACATAGAGGTCATAGAGGGCATAGATGAACGAGAAGTAGCGAATAAAATTAAAGATCAATTAGCCAAGAAGATCAAGGAGGAATCTAAAAGAAGGAGCACAACATAGATCAATTAAACCACGACAAGCAACCTTTATACTAGGTAATACGAGCACATGAAAATAAGAAAACTCTTTATATAGAAGACCTTGACTATAAATATTCGGTTACCTATTGGAGGGGCATAAAGTGACCAAAAAAATAATTAAAAATAATAAAGCTATAAGCCCAGTCATAGCAACCATAATAATTGTTGCAGTAGCAATAGTATTGTCAATAGCAGTCGCATACTGGATGATGGGCGTAACGACAACGCTAACAAGGTACGAGAAACTAGAATTCATATCAGCATACCCCATTAAAGCCAACTATATAAATTGGACTGGTGATAAACATGCTAATGTTCCAGTATTTAATATAACCATTGTCGTGAAGAATACTGGTACGTCGCCTGCAACTGTGACTAAGTTCTTCTTAAATGGGGTTCCGGATGACTACATAAATGTAACGTCACAAAGATTCCTTAACTATACTGCACACAATGTCTCGTGCGGCCTCATAGTTGAATTCTATGATGATACTCAAGCTAGGCTTTTCAATTTCACTAGTACCACCGTCACCATAGCTCCAGGAGAAACGCGTATGTTCAAGATCATAATCGCGGAGAATGCGCTTATTGGCATTGGCAGAGCTGTGTCGGGTGTCTCATTGGAGATAGTTATTCACACTGCTGCTGGATATGAGTACCCGAAGATCGTAGTCCTACCATAGCCCTCACATTTTTTAGTGAAGTTTTTATCCTTGATCCTCTAATTTTTTAGAGGCGGCTTAGAGGGTTTAGCGTGAGGTTGCGTGAGGCTTTTAGATCCCTATTCTCTAAAGGTAAGGTTGTTTCCACTCCACCACCAGTTGCCGTATTCTCTAAGCTCCCCGAGGATGCTGAGGTTATCGATTCTTATGATGTCCACCCTCCATTCTCAAGGGTGATAATAGCATCCCTTCCAGAGCTCGGTGGCGAGGAGGCTTACTTCGTTGAGGAGGTTGAGCTCCTACCCGAGGAGCGCGCCATACTGGACAAGCTCATTGACATAATGGGCGTCGAGGTGGAGCCTCCAGAGGAGGGCGTAGACCCGTACAAGCACGTTGAGGCTGAAGCCTCTCGATTGGCCAGGAAGTACGGCTTGACCAAGCACCTTAAGCGCTTAGGCGAGGCCTCTTGGCCGAAAATACTCTACTACCTCAAGAGAGACTTTGTGGGATTTGGTCCATTGCACGTCATAATGAGTGATAGGATGATCGAGGACATATCCGTTAACGGCCTCAACATACCGATCTACGTTTGGCACAGGAAGTACGAGAGCATGCCAACTAACGTCAGCATAGTCGACGAAAAGACTCTCGACAACATCTTAGTAAAGCTCGCGCACCTCGCTCAGAGGCACATATCGACAGCATTCCCAATACTCGACGCAATGCTTCCGACCAAGGACAGGCTCGCAGCAACATTTAGGTACGAGGTCTCGCCCAAGGGTAGCACGTTCTGCATAAGGAGGTTTAGGGAGGAGCCATTCTCCATAGTGGACTTGATAGAGCTCGGGACGATGGATGAGATGCTAGCTGCCTACTTCTGGCTGATGGTTGAGCACAGGATGACGGTGATGGTCATAGGCGGGACCGGTGCGGGAAAGACTACGACGCTCAACGTCCTAGTGAGCTTGGTTAAGCCGTCTATGAAGCTGGTGACTGTTGAGGAGATACCCGAGCTAATGATACCACACAGCAATTGGGTCCAGTTGGTCAGTAGGATGAGTTATGGGCTGGGTGCTCTAAAGATTGGCGAGATATCTCTATTCGATCTAGTCAAGGTCTCCTTAAGGTATAGACCAGACTACATAATAGTGGGTGAGATTAGGGGCGAGGAAGCCTTCGTTCTATTTCAAGCGATGGCTACTGGTCACGGCGGCTTAACAACCCTTCACGCTGAGAGCTTGGAGCACGCGGTTAAAAGGTTAACTAGCCCGCCTATGAATATAGCTGAAAGCTATATACCACTAATAAACGTTGCAGTGATTCAGGAGAGAGTTCAACTCCCGAAGCCAAGAGCAGGATTAACCTTTGGTAGGAGGATAAGGGAAGTCTACGAGATAATTGATTATGGTAGGTACGAGAGGATATCGTCTTGGAACCCATTAACGGACACGTTCATCCACGACTTTACGAGGAGCGAGATGCTCAATAGGATAGCCTTAAAGTATGGCATAGAAATGGAGAGCGTCCTAGAAGAGCTCTCCAGAAGAGCACTACTACTCCGCGACTTACTGGTACGTGGAGTCAAGAAGAACGTTGACGTCAGGAGAGAGATAACTAGATACCACCTGCTCAACCCGTTCCCAGCCATTGCCATAGGGAGGAGGGCTGGCTAGGCATGGCATCCTTAACGGGCACAGCTTACCAAAACTTCTGGTGGCTATCAAACGCCCTCATGAAGCTCCTATATCGTGGCAGACCATCAAAGCTCAGAGACACCCTCGAAGCTGCTGGAATAAAGGTACATCCAGAAGCATACCTATCGGTGGTGGGGCTTTTCTTCTTAATGTCCGTGGTGGCATCAGCCATCATTGCATGGCTCACAGGCCTTCTTCCAGTCCTAGTAACCCCCATGGTAGTCCTCTTAATAGGCTACATCATCCCGAGCATAAAAGCTCAGGATAGGGCTGCGAAGCTGGACATGGAGGCACCATTCATGGCAGCCTACGTGAGCGTTATGGCTACTGGAGGCCTCTCACCCTACTCGAGCTTAAGGAGGTTGGGGAAGTGTGAGCTCCTACCCCACACATCCAAGGTTGCTAGAGAGATAGAGCTCGATGTACAGTTGAAGGGTATGGCGCCAATAGCAGCAATGGAGAGGTCTGCAGAGAGGGTA
This genomic interval carries:
- the larA gene encoding nickel-dependent lactate racemase is translated as MRYVALELEDVILVMGLLEPSRFLEEWLSEIEAVKRRYGGNVVYEVAPRDVPGVDDVVRAVVEAVRDPIGSRPLREIAKPGMNVVVVVDDITRATPRDRIVPVLLNELNYAGIPDSRIKVVIALGTHRYLTKEEIVKCVGLDVVRRVEVFNHEWMDSGKLVYVGDTASGIPVYVNKLVYEADLVIGVGCIVPHLCSGYGGGAKIIQPGVCGEVTTARTHVLAALIGPERLLGDPDNVVRREMEDVAEVVGLDFIVNVVLNRGGEVVKVVAGDMRAAFREGVKVAEGIYRRGIPELADIVIVNSYPALIDYWQAMKGLVHAQFGVRHGGIVILYTDCPDGISPTHHKVFEKYSERGIEEVERVLREGREEDLVGLSGLFMHKRCLARSKCICVSKRLSIEEKRILGFKHADGVLEALQTSIAEHGLDAKVGIIHHGGEVYPYLMS
- a CDS encoding type II/IV secretion system ATPase subunit; this translates as MRLREAFRSLFSKGKVVSTPPPVAVFSKLPEDAEVIDSYDVHPPFSRVIIASLPELGGEEAYFVEEVELLPEERAILDKLIDIMGVEVEPPEEGVDPYKHVEAEASRLARKYGLTKHLKRLGEASWPKILYYLKRDFVGFGPLHVIMSDRMIEDISVNGLNIPIYVWHRKYESMPTNVSIVDEKTLDNILVKLAHLAQRHISTAFPILDAMLPTKDRLAATFRYEVSPKGSTFCIRRFREEPFSIVDLIELGTMDEMLAAYFWLMVEHRMTVMVIGGTGAGKTTTLNVLVSLVKPSMKLVTVEEIPELMIPHSNWVQLVSRMSYGLGALKIGEISLFDLVKVSLRYRPDYIIVGEIRGEEAFVLFQAMATGHGGLTTLHAESLEHAVKRLTSPPMNIAESYIPLINVAVIQERVQLPKPRAGLTFGRRIREVYEIIDYGRYERISSWNPLTDTFIHDFTRSEMLNRIALKYGIEMESVLEELSRRALLLRDLLVRGVKKNVDVRREITRYHLLNPFPAIAIGRRAG